The Pseudoxanthomonas sp. SL93 genome segment CCGGCCCGGCCGACGAACGGCATGCCGGTTCAGCGCCAGCCCAGCCAGCGATCCAGCGCATGGCGGCCACTTCCGCGGAAAGCCATGAACACCGCCAGCCACAGCATCAGGAACGGATACTCGATGCCGCGGTCGATCCATGGCCAGGTCGGCCCCAGGGCGATGCAGATGGCCAGCATCTGTACGGCGAACATCGGCGCCAGCAGCCGTGTGCCCAGCCCCAGTGCCAGCAGCACGCCCCCCACGCCTTCCAGCAGCGCCACGAACATCGCCAACGCCTCGGCGCCCGGCAGGTGCAGCACGTGGCGGATCAGATGGGTGGAACCTGCCATCGGATCCGCCATCGAGCCATGCGCGGTGCCGGCCAGTTTCGGCAGGCCATGGGTGAACAGCACGCCGCCGAAGACGATGCGCAGCAGGGTGTACGCCACCTCGCTGCCCTGCATGCACAGCCATTCGAATCGCGTCCGCAGGGTCGAGGGGGATGCGTCATGCGGTGCGCCGCTCATGGCATGTCCTCCGGCAACTTGGCAGCCGACTCCCCTCCATCCACCCGCGCCTTCAGGTTGCCGATGAAGGTGCGCATCGCCGGTTGCAGACCGGCGAACAGCGGATCGCGGCGATGACGCAGCATCACCCCGGTCAACAGCTTGGCGCCCACGGCCAGCGCCGCCGCGTCCGCGTCGAACGCGCCGCTGCTGCGCACGCGCTCGACGATCCGCAGCAGGTCGTCGTGCTGCTCCACGTCGAAGGACAGGCCGGCGTCCTGCGCCAGCGACTGCACGGTGATGCGGTAACAGTGCGCTTTCATGCCGCTGCACTCCCGTGCCTGTGCGGTGCCGTCGCGGCGATGTGGTGGTGCAGGCGGCTGGCGAACCACGCGGCGGTCGCGCCCAAGGCGGCTGAGCCCGCCAGCGTCAGCCAGGCCTCCATCGAGGGCGGCTGGTGTGCGGCGAACCAGCCCACCAGTCCGAGGAAGAACCCCAGCAGGTTGTTGAACACCGGCACGTGCCGCATCGGCAGCACCGCCGTCGCCACCGCGAACACCACGGCACCGGTCGTCAACGTGCCCAGCAGCGGCGACAGTTCGGCCATCGCCATGGCGGCCAGCACGCCGACGGCCATGCCGCCCGCCACGCAGGCCAGGTTGACCAGGCCGTGGCGCGCAGTGACGCCGCGGGTGAAGTACGAGATCCAGCCGATGAACATCGCCCACACCGGCCACTCCAGCAGCACGGCACCGCTGGCGGCGAGCGATGCCACCGCCGATTCGCCCAGCACGACCTTCACGGCCGTCGGAAAAGAGGAACGTGTCATGTCCGCGCCCCCCGGTCAGGCCGAGGCCGCGACGACGCGCGGCTTCAGCAGGTCATCCAGGCCGATGCGGCGCAGCAGTTCCGCGCGCACGCGGTCGGCCACGCCATTGACGATCTCGGCACCGTCACTGGAAGGATCGATGTGCACGCGGAACGGACGCTTGCCGAACGTCGCATCCACCACGTCGACGATGGCGGTGGCGACCGACTGCGGATCGGCATCGTCCGGTTCCAGCGCCGCCAGACCGCGGAGGGCGATATCGGCGATGTCCGCCGTGGGGCCATGTGCATAGACCTGCGCCGTCGCGTCGTCTTCCGGCTGGCCGGCGTGCGCGAAATGATTCGTGCCCTGGGTGAAGGCACCCGGCACGACGATCGAGGTCTCGATGCCCCAGCGTGCGAGTTCGCCCGCATAGCTGACCGCCAGCGAATCCATCGCCGCCTTCGCCGCGAAGTAGGGGCTGAGATACGGGGGCGTGCCGCCGCGCACGCTGCTGGACGACACCCAGACCAGCAGGCCCTTGCCCTGCCAGCGCAGCTGCGGCAACGCGGCACGGTTCACCCGCTGCGTGCCGAGCACGTTGATGTCGTAGAGCTGCGCGAACTGCTCCGGCGTGAAGGCTTCCGCAGGACCATAGCCCATGTGGCCGGCGTTGTGCACCACCACGTCCAGCCGGCCGTGGGCAGCGATGATCTGCGCGACGGCCGCGTCGACGGATGCCTGCGACTGCACGTCCATCTCGATGGCGCGCAGGTCGACGCCGTGCTCAGCGGCGTAGTCGTTGGCGGCCTGCACCTGCGGTGCGTTGCGAGCGGTCGTGGCGCGCATGCCGGCATAGACGGTGTGGCCGGCCTGCGACAGTGCACGCGCCGTCATGGCGCCGAAGCCGCTGGAGGCCCCGGTGATGAGGATGATCTGGTTCATGTCATGGCTCCTGGAATGCGGGGAAATGTCGTGCGAGGCGGAAAGGACGCAGGCAATCAGGCGAAGCCGCCGTTGGCGCGCAGCACCTGGGCGTTGACCCAGCCGCCTTCCGGGCCCGCCAGGAAGGCCACGACACCGGCGATGTCGTCCGGCGTGCCCAGGCGCTCCAGCGGCGGCAGCTTGGCGATCTGCGCGATCTGCTCGTCGCTCTTGCCGTCGAGGAACAACTGCGTGGCCACCGGGCCAGGGGCGACGGCGTTGACCGTGATGTCGCGGCCGCGCAGTTCGTTGGCCAGCACGTGCACCAGCCCTTCGACGCCCGCCTTCGAGGCGATGTAGGCGCCATACGTGGGGAAGGCCTTGGCGATGACGCTGGTGGACAGCGCGATGATCCGGCCGCCCGCCCGCACATGGCGCGCGGCTTGCGACAGCACCAGGAAGGCACCGCGCAGGTTGGTCTGCAACAGGCGGTCGAACGCCTCGACATTGCCTTCGGCGATGACGTGGTTGGCCATCACGCCCGCGCTGTTCACCACCACGTCGACGTGGCCGAAGGTGGTCGAGGCGGTGTCGAACAGGCGCTGCATGTCGGCCGGATCGGCGACGTCGCCCTGCACGGCGATCGCACGGCCACCGGCCTGTTCGATCAGCGCGACGGTCTGGTCGGCGCTGGCGTGGTTGCCGGCGTAGTTGGCGACGACCGTGAAGCCGTCGCGGGCCAGGCGCTGGGCGATGACGCGGCCGATGCCGCGCGAGGCGCCGGTGACGATGGCGACGCGATCGCCGGGTTGGGAGGAGAGGTTCATTGGGGGGCTCCGGTCGAGCGGCGGGGTGCCGCGGGAGGGAGCCAGTGTGTTAGTTCGTCCCGTATGGATAAATCGGCATAACTTGCCAATACAATCCAACCAGCCACAACAATGGAGCGACCATGGACCGGTTCGAAGCGATGAAGCTGTTCACCCGCATCGTGGAGCTGGGCAGCTTCACCCGCGCGGCGGGCGACCTGGACATCCCGCGGGCCACCGCCACCCATGCGATCAAGGAACTGGAAGCGCGCCTCGGCGCGCGACTGCTCGAACGCACCACGCGCCAGGTCCGCCCCAGCCTGGACGGCCAGGCGTTCTACCAGCGCTGCGTGCAGCTGCTCGCCGACCTGGACGAAGCCGAGTCTTCGCTGAGCGTGGCCGCCACCAACCCGCGCGGGACCCTGCGGCTGGAGCTGCACGGCGCGCATGCCAACCACATCATCCTGCCGCGCATCGGCGAGTTCCGCGCCCGCTACCCGCAGCTGGACCTGGTGGTGAGCAGTGGCGACCGGCTGGTGGACCTGGTGCGCGAAGGCATCGACTGCGTGGTGCGCGCAGGCCACCCGCGGGATTCCTCGCTGGTGGTGAAGCGGCTGGCCGCGATGCCGGAAGTGGTCTGCGCCAGCCCGTCCTACCTGCGGTACTTCGGCACGCCGCAGCATCCGGACGAGCTGCAGGCGCACCAGGCGGTGGGCTTCTTCGCCAGCGATCGCGACATTCCCTACCCGTTCGAGTTCACCATCGAAGGACAGGCGCGCGAGTACACGGTCGGCGGCTGGGTCTCGGTGAACGACGCGGAGTGCTACACCACGTGTGCCCTGCAGGGCGCCGGACTGATCCAGGTGCCGCGCTTCCGGGTGGAAGACCACCTGCGCAGCGGCCGGCTGGTGCAGGTGCTGGCCGACTGGCCCAGCCCGCCCTTGCCGGTATCGGTGCTGTATCCGCACCACCGCCAGCTGTCGCCGCGCGTGAAGGCGTTCATCGACTGGGTGAGCGGCGTCTACGAGGACAGGTTCGGCCCGCTGGCCTGACCCGGGACGCTCAAGAAACCGGTGGCCAAGCCGATCTTGGGGAGACCCCTTCCCGTGCCTGCGCCCCCATGCTCATCATCGTCGGCTTCCTTATCGTGATCGTCAGCGTGATCGGCGGTTATCTGGGCTCGCACGGCAAGATGGCCGCGCTGTGGCAGCCGTTCGAGCTGGTCATCATCGGCGGTGCGGCGCTGGGCGCGTTCCTGACCAGCAACCCGATGAAGGTGGTGAAGGGCACCCTCGCCGCCACCCTATCGGTGTTCAAGGGCGCCAAATACAAGTCGGCCGACTACCTGGATGTGCTGACGCTGATCCACGAGATGCTCAACAAGGCCCGCCGCGACGGCTTCATGTCGCTGGAAGAGCACATCGAGAATCCCACCAACAGCGCATTGTTCGCCAAGTACCCCAAGGTGCTGGCCGACCACCACCTGCTCGACTTCCTGACCGAATGCCTGCGCCTGATGGTGGGCAGCAACATCGAACCGCACGAACTGGAGCCGCTGCTCGAGCTGGAGCTGGAAAAGCACCACCACGAGGCGATGGCGCCGGCGCATGCGCTACAGAAGGTCTCCGACGGCCTGCCCGGCTTCGGCATCGTGGCGGCGGTGCTGGGCATCATCGTGACGATGGGCTCGATCGGCGGCGACATCGCCGCGGTCGGCGCGCATGTCGCGGCGGCGCTGGTCGGCACCTTCCTCGGCATCCTGCTGGCCTACGGTTTCGTCTCGCCGCTGGCGGCCGCCATCGAAGCGCAGGTCGAACAGGACAGCCGCATGTACGAATCGGTGAAGACCGCGCTGCTGGCCTGCCTGCGCGGCTACAACCCGGCCGTGGCGCTGGAGTTCGCCCGCAAGACGCTGCCCTCCGACGTGCGCCCGCCGTTCGCGGAATTCGAAGCGCACCTGAAGGCCAACAAGTAAGCCACGGCGATGAGCGAGCAGCGCCCGACCATCATCGTCCGCCGGGTCAAGAAGGTCGCCGGTGGCGGCCATCACGGCGGCTCGTGGAAGGTCGCCTACGCGGACTTCGTGACCGCGATGATGGCGTTCTTCCTGGTGATGTGGCTGATGGGCGCCACCACCAACAAGGAGCGCGCGGCGATCTCGGAATACTTCCGCAATCCCAGTCCGCTGAGCGGCAAGAGCTTCTCGCCCGCGCCGGGACCGGCCGGCCCGGGTGGCGCCAGCACGTCGATGATCAAGCTCGGCGGCACGATGGACCTACCCAAGGGCGAGAACGACAACCCGTTCGCCAAGCCGCCGGGCGATGCCCAGCAGGTGTCCGAAGAGCAGCAGAAAGCGCAGGAAAAGCAGCGGCTTGAAACCCTGATGCAGGCGCTGCAGGAGGCCATCGGCAAGAGCCAGGCGCTGGAGCCGTTCAAGGACCAGCTGCTGCTGGACCTGACGCCCGAAGGCCTGCGCATCCAGATCGTCGACCAGCAGAACCGGCCGATGTTCGACCTGGGCGGCACCACGCTGAAACCGTACACGCAGACGATCCTGGGCGAGCTGGCGGGCTTCATCAACCAGGTTCCCAACCGCGTCAGCATCACCGGCCACACCGACACCACGGCGTACGCCGGCAACCGCGGCTACACCAACTGGGAACTCAGCGCCGAACGCGCCAACGCTGCACGTCGCGCGCTGGTGGCCGGCGGCATGCAGGAAGAGAAAGTCTCGCGCGTGGTCGGGCTGTCGTCGTCGGTGCTGTTCGACAAGCAGAACCCGCAGAACCCCATCAACCGCCGCATCAGCATCGTGGTGATGACCAAAGCCGCGGATGAAGGGGCGCAGGGCGCGGGCGACATGCTGGCACTGGGCAGGAAGCAGGCGGACGCGGATACCGCGATGCCGGCGATGCCCGTCGCCGCGCCCACGGCCACCGCGGCGGTCCCTGCTGCCGCCACTCCCGCGGCGGGTGCGCATCCCTGACCGCGGGATCCCGGGCATGTCCGCGTCCGGCCTATGCGGCCCGCCAGAGCGCCAAGGCCTCCTCGGCGATGATGTCCGGGAATTCTTCCGGGAAGAACAGCTTGGCGTCGTCGATCCTGCGCACACCGCGCGAACCGCCGAGTATCCCGTGCAGATAGTCCGGTGCCCGCGCGGTGAAGATCGGGTCGCCGGTGCCCCAGACGATGCGTGCCGGCACCCGCAACGCCTTCAGCGGTGCTTCCACGCCGGCCAGCACGTTGCTGGCCAGTCCCAGCGCATAGGCATGGGTCCGCGCGGGATCGGCCACCAACGGCGACAGGTAGGTCTGCAGGGCTTCGTCGGTGGGATGGCTGCGGGAACGTGTAGGTCATGCCACCCAGGCCTTGCGGTGAACGCGCCAGCACCGGATCGCGCAGCCACGGCGCCAGCCACTCGCTGACGAAGCGGCCTTCGCGTGCCAGCGCCAGCACCGGCAGCAGCGCCGGTGGCGGGCAGTCGATCTCGGTATCGCAGTTGGTCAGCAGCAGCGTGCGCACGCGCGTCGGGTGGGCGACCGCGAACAACTGCGCGACGGCACCGCCGCTGTCGTTGGCCACCAGGTCCACCTGGTCCACGCCCAGTGCGTCCAGCAACGCCACCAGCATCGGCATCTGGTCCGCCGGCGCCACGCCCTGCCCTTCGGCGACGCGCGTGTAACCCAGTCCCAGCAGGTCCGGCGCGATGCAGCGGCGGTGCCGCCACAGGCGTTCGATCGCGCCCCGCCACTGGTAGCCGTTCAACGGAAAGCCGTGCAGGAACAACGCCGCGCGGCCCGCGCCGCGCTCGACGAAGGCGATGTCGCCCTGGGGCACGCGCACGAAGCGACGTGCGGCCGCGAAAACCGCCGCATTCTCAAGCGACACTTCGGCAGCCGCAGGCGATGCCGCGATGGGGCCCGCCATCAGGCCGGCGGCGGTCAACAGGCCGGCACTGGCAAGGAAGTCTCTGCGCAACATGGGGAACACTCCAGGGAGGATGGGCCTCCACGATGCGATCCGCCCCGTACGCCCTCAATGCCCGCCCGGGTCATGCCGGCATGACCTGCGAGGTCATGGTCCACCGCACATCACCGTACTAAGCTGCCCGCGCGGCGCCCGGCCGCGGCAAGGAGGATCCGCGATGAGCACGGCGCCTGTCGGCCTGCTGCTGCGCGAATGGCGTGCCACGCGGCGGCTGAGCCAGCTGGACCTGTCGTTGGCCGCGGACGTCTCCGCACGGCACATCAGCTATGTGGAAACCGGCAAGGCCCGCCCCAGCCGCGACCTGATCACGCGCCTGGCCGACACCCTGGAAATGCCGTTGCGCGAACGCAACACGCTGCTGCTGGCGGCGGGTTTCGCGCCGCAGTATCCGGAAACCGTGCTGGACATGCCGCTGCTGGCGCCGGTGCGCCGGGCGATCGAATCGATGCTGCGGCAGCAGGAGCCTTACCCCGCGTTCCTGCTCAACCGGCGCTGGGACGTGCTGATGGCCAACGAGGCGGCCGCGCGCCTGTCGCGCTTCCTGCTGGATGGGCGCGACAGCCCGCATGCGAACATGATCCGGCAGTTCTTCGATCCGCAGGACCTGCGCGCCGCCGTCGCCAACTGGGACGAGGTCGCGGGCGACCTGATCCGCCACCTGCATATCGAGATCGCGGCCGCGCCTGGCGACGGGGCGCTGCGCGAACTGCTGCAGCACGCGCTGTCCTATCCCGGCGTGCCCTCACGCTGGCGACTGCGCGATGTGGCCGCCGCGCCCGCGCCGCTGCTGACCACCCAGTTCCGGCACCGCGGGCAATCGCTGCGCTTCTTCTCCACCATCACCACCTTCGGCACCCCGCGCGACGTGACGCTGGACGAACTGCGCATCGAGTGCGCCTTTCCGGAAGATGAGGCCACCGCGGCGTTCTGCCAGCGGCTGCGCGAGGGACCTGCGATCACGCCGTCTCAGGACGCGTGACCACGAATGGAACGCCCGCGCCGGTCAGTCAGCGGCCGACGTGCAGCCGCACTTCCACCCGGCGATTGGGAATCAGGCACTCACGCAGGGCCGCCTGCGGCGTGACGCCGTCGCACTGCTGCACTTGCTGGGTATCGCCCTTGTAGGCGTAGCGGACGATGGCGGCGTCGATGCCACGTTCGACCAGCAGGTCGCGCACGGTCGTGGCCCGGCGCTCGGACAGACCCTGGTTGTAGTCGTAGCCGCGCCCCTGCAGGCGGTCGGCGTGGCCGACCAGTTCAACGCCGGTCAGCACCAGGCCTTCCTCGCGCAGGCGCGCCAGCTCGCGGTCCAGGCTCTGCAGCGAATAGCTGCGGATGTCGTGGCGGCCATCGCGGTCGAACTCGAACAGCACGTTCGCCGTCAGCACGGCCCCCACCGGCGATGCCGGCGCCGCACCGCACTGGCGCGACAGCGCCTCGGCGTCGCTGACCAGGTCTTCGGCGATCTGGATGTAGGGTTTGGCGTGGCGCCACTGCTGCTGGTTGAACTCGTTGCCGGCATGCACCAGTTCCACTTCGCCGCAGGCGACGGCCTGCTGCGCGCAGGCGAAACCAGGCGTACCGTGGATCGCGCCGAGGCGCTTCCACAGGTCTTGGCGCACGCGAGCAGCGTTGTTCACCAGCGGGGTGTCGGTCGGTAGCGGCGACACGCCCTGCTCCATGCCGACGATCAGCTTCTCGGATTCGGTCAGCGCCGCCTGCGGGAAGTCGCTGCGATCATTACGGCTGTATTCGTGGAAGGACACGTCCAGCCAGCACTGCGCCTTCGACAGGTGGTAGTCGCGTACCGGACGGCCGGCGTCGTTGAGCGCCTTGATGCGGCCCTGCGTGTGTTCATAACCGCCCAGGTCGGCGTGGATCGCCTCGTCGGTGATGCGGTCGCGCGGGGGCACGAGCTGCGTCTGCTGCGCGCCGGCGGTGAAGGCAAAGCCGGCCAGCAGGGCGGCGGACAGGAGGGAGATCTTGGTGTAGGTCATGTCGGTATTCCTCAGCGCACCGGATCGCGGTAGCGGGCGTCTTCCCTGCGGAAGAGGTCTTCGTCGAACTTGAAGCGCAGGCGGATGAACGCGCCCTGCTGCGTGTACTCGTAACCGGTCAGGTCCTCGTCGCCGCGGAAGCCGGTGGCGTTGTAACCCGCCGACAGCCAGAGGTTCTGCCGCAGCAGCCGCCCCACTTCCACGCCGAACGCATACTGGTTGGCGCCGTCCTGGCCGCGGAACGCGGAACCCAGCACGCCGATGTCCCAGTTCTCGGTGATGTCGTAGACGACCCGACCGGACAGCAATACCGCGTTGAAATCGTCATCGACGCGACCGGTATCCGCATAGAAGAAGCTGTCCTGCTGCCACTTCGCGGCCACGCGGCCGGTCAGCCACCACGGCCGCGACGGATGCCAGTCGGCATGCGCCGAGACGATGTGCGCGCTGGTGCGGATGTCCTGGCCCGTGTCCGAACCGAAGCCGGAACCATCCATGCCGCTCTCGTCCTTTTCCAGCTTGTACTCGTAGCGGGCCAGCGCGTTGACGCGGTTGGTGTCCGTGTCGCGGTATGCCGCACCGATCTGGAAGCGGTCCTGCAGCACGTCGCCGCGCGTGTCGTAGTCGGTGCGCAGCAGGTAGTTGCGGGCCAGCACCGTCCAGTCGCGGCTCAGCTTGCGCGCCGCCAGGAACTGCAGCAGCGTGGTGTTGTAGCCCTCGTTGGCCGGGGTGCCGGCCACGTCGTCGGAGATGCGGTGTTCGACACGCACGCTGCCGCGCCACATCGGGCTGGCGCTGTAGTCCAGCGCCACGCCCACGCCCGTCGAATCACCGACGTTGCCGGAGATGACGTTGGTGTGCTCCACCGACGTGTCCACGCGCAGGCCTTCGCGCACATCCCAGCGGTTGCGGATGCCGGAAGCGGCCTGGATGTCGCGACCGGCGATGGCATCACGCAAGCGGTATTCCGAGAACAGCTGCGTGTCCTTGACGAAGCTGGTGTCCACGCCGAGTGCGAGCGTGTCCGCTTCGCGACCATCCTGGGTCAGCCCGCTGGCACCGCTGATGCCGGTCTGCTTTTCGTAGCGGCCATACAGGCGACTGCGTTCGCGCAGCTGGTAGTCGAGGCCGAGCGCGATCCGGTTGCGGTCCTCGCCATGGATGTCCTGCTCCACTTCACCGCCCAGGCTGAAGCGGTCGCTGGCGCGGTAGCCCACGCCGATGCGCAGCATGTCCGACGACAGCTCCGTGCCGACCGGCAGGCCGCTGGCCACGTCGTCGGGATTGCCGCTGCTGATGATCGGCAGGCCGGTCAGCGGATCCAGAGGCTGCTGGCCGTAACCGAGCGCACCACCGCCGGATCCCGTGGCGTAACCGCCGGAGAGACCGCCGATGTTGCCGTAACCACTGCTGGTGGCCCACGTGTAGTAAGCGCCGACGGTCTCGCGGATGGCGCGGTAACCGAAGTCCAGGGTCAGCCGGTCGCCGACCTTCACCCGCGTGCCGGCACTGGCCGCGTTGCGTTCACCGCCGTCCGGGTTGCGGTCCTCGCTGCGCAGGCCTTCGGCGTACAGCTCGAAACGCTCGTTCAGGCGATAACGCGTGGTCAGGCTGTACTCGCCGCGACCGCCGTACAGCGGCGAGGCGGGGTTGTTGAATTCCGGATCGGACTGGCCCGCGAACAGCTTCACGTCCAGGTCTTCGCCGGCGTGACCCAGCTCGACGCGCCAGGCATCGCCTTCCACCAGCCCGCTGAGGCCCTGCAGCGCAGGCGTGCCGTACTGGTTGACCGAGTTGGTGTTCACTTCGCTGCGCGTGCGCGCGGCTTCGGCCACCAGCCACGTGTTCGCGCCCAGGCGGTAGCCGATGTTCGCGCTGCCCATCTCGAAGGCGGCGAACGGATTGCGGTCATCCACGTACGAACCGCCGATCTCGCCGTGCTCGCCCACGCGCAGCTGCGCATCCGCGCCCAGCACCAGGAACTTCTCGGTACCCTGGTCCAGTTCGTACGTGATGCGCAGCGAGACCGGATTGAGGTCGCTGTCGAACGAGGGCAGGAAGCTGTTGAGCAGGATGCGGCCGGAGAACGGCTCGAAGCTGTAGTCCACCAGCCGGCCCAGCGGGCGCACCGAGACGATGCGCGAGGGTTGGTTGCGGTCGCGCACGACCACTTCCACGCGCTCGCTGCCTTCCAGCACCGCGTTGTTGCGCAGTCCGTACGGGCCACTGCCGGAGGCGGGCAGCTCTTCGATCACCTGGCGCAGCGAATCCTCGATGGCGAAGACATTGCCGCGCACGCGTGCGTTCTCGAAGTGCCAGCCCAACCCGGTCGCGGTACGGTTGTAGGTACCCAGCACGCGCGGCGCCGCGCGGCTGCCGAAGTCCACCCCGGTCTGGGTCGCGATGTTCTCGCCGGTCTGGAAATCGCCGTACAGCAGGTAGCTGCGTTCCTTGTCCACGCGCACGTACAGGCGCTCGGCCGAACGTGCGTCGAAGCCCCGCAGCGAGGCGTCGCCGTAGACGGGGTAGAACTCTTCCGGCCGGATGTCGCGCAGCAGGCGCGCGCGCACTTCCTTGTCGGAATCGTACGCGGCGGTCAGCAGGTATTCGCCCTTGATCGTGCCCTTGGCGAAGAACGCCGCCCGTGCCGCGCCGTTGGCCTTGCCGCCGTTGAACTGCTTCTCCCAGCGGCGGATCTCGCGCTCGAAACCGTCGCCGCGCTGCGTGCTGTTGATCAGCCCGTCGCCGTTGCGGCGGAAATTGATGACGCCTTCGATCAGGCCGGTGGCGATCATGTCGCGCATTTCAGGCACGAAGCCGATGACGCCCTCGGCGCTGTGTGCACCCGACGTCACCCGCAGCAGCACGTCCTGCGGATCGTGCGGCGCCAGCAGTTCGAACTCGGCCTTGCCATCGCGCACCGGCAGCTGCACGCCGGGCGTGACCTTGTCGGCATCGAGGCGGCCGGGGCCGAGTTCGTCGGTGCGACCGTCGGGCAGCCTGATGCGGCCCCCGGTGTGCTCGATGGTCGCGAACGCGTCGCCCGCCATCGGCTTGCCGTCGGCATCGAACAGCTGCACCACCACGCGTACCGGCGACTGGCCGTCGGCAGGCACGCCGTCGCGGTCGACATCGACCACCACGCGGTCGACGCCCGCATTGACGCGATAGTCGACATTGCCGGGCTGCGCGTACAGCGGCTGCGATGCCGAGTCCTGCAGCTGCGGCGATTGCGGGAACAGCGGCGTACCCTGCCCCAGCACCGGCGTGAAGCGCTGGTCGCCGGACACGCTCTGCGCCAGGGCCAGTGTGGGCGCGAGTGCCAGGGCCAGCGCGAGCGCCAGCGGATTGAACGATTGACGCGGGACGCGCATGGACTGGGTTTCCGGCAGGGACGGGGAGCGGGAGGACATGCGGCTCATGGCTGCACCTCCGTGCCTGCATTGCCGCCGGTGTCGGTGGGCCTCGGTGCGACGATCGGCCGCTGGTTGGCGGAATCGGTGGCCTGCCGCGGTGCGCGCGCCGGCTTGCTGTCGAAGCGCAGCGGTTGCTGGTTGCGCTCGGTTTCCGACGCCCGGACCTCGCCCTGGGTACGGCGCGCCTTCACCTGTTCCATCACCGGGTTGGAGCAGCTGCCCTCGATGAAGTCGGCGCGGTGCAGCTCCCCGTTCTTCAGGTCGATGAAGAGGCTGTCCGCATCGCCCAGGTTGCGGTTGCTGCTGGTGGTCAGGCGCGAGCCGACCGGCAGCGTGGAGGCATCGACCTTCAGCGTGTGGCTCTTCGGCGGCAGGCCGCAGTAGCTGTACTTGCCTTCCGAATCGCTGACCATCCAGGTGCCGTCCTCGAAGTACATGCGTACGCCGGGGATGCCGATCTCTTCGCGGTCCTGCACGTGGTTGACGTTGCAGTCCACGAAGATCTTGCCCAGCACGCAGCCTTCGTCGGTGAACACGCCGCCGCTGACGATCACCCGGTACTCGGCCGGGTTGGACGGCACCACGCCACCGTCCGGATACGGGACGAGCGTGGTGGGATCGACACAGCCGCCGGTGATCGAGCAGCCATGCGCGCGCGCCCGGTTGATGCCGTCGCCCTGCATGCTGCCCACGCCGACCCGCACGCGGTAGCTGAGCGTCTTCTGCGCACCGACGGCGAGCGGTCCGACATCGAACACCAGCGTGGGACCCGGCTTGCCGACCGGATCGGCGATGCCAGCGCCGTCGACGCGCGCGGTGCCGTTGATGAAGGTGAAGCCGTGCGGCAGGCGGTCGACCACGTTCACCGTGCCCAGCGCCGCACCCGCGGTCTGGCGGATGGTGATGGTGTAGACCAGGCTGTCGCCCACCTCGACGGTCTTGCGGTCACCGGTCTTGGTGATCACCAGACCCGGTGCGACCTGCGGGTCGAGCGGGATGTGGTTGTGCACCGGCGTGGCGACGGCCGAACCCAGGGTCACTTC includes the following:
- a CDS encoding DoxX family protein, whose translation is MSGAPHDASPSTLRTRFEWLCMQGSEVAYTLLRIVFGGVLFTHGLPKLAGTAHGSMADPMAGSTHLIRHVLHLPGAEALAMFVALLEGVGGVLLALGLGTRLLAPMFAVQMLAICIALGPTWPWIDRGIEYPFLMLWLAVFMAFRGSGRHALDRWLGWR
- a CDS encoding DUF3861 family protein — encoded protein: MKAHCYRITVQSLAQDAGLSFDVEQHDDLLRIVERVRSSGAFDADAAALAVGAKLLTGVMLRHRRDPLFAGLQPAMRTFIGNLKARVDGGESAAKLPEDMP
- a CDS encoding DUF1097 domain-containing protein is translated as MTRSSFPTAVKVVLGESAVASLAASGAVLLEWPVWAMFIGWISYFTRGVTARHGLVNLACVAGGMAVGVLAAMAMAELSPLLGTLTTGAVVFAVATAVLPMRHVPVFNNLLGFFLGLVGWFAAHQPPSMEAWLTLAGSAALGATAAWFASRLHHHIAATAPHRHGSAAA
- a CDS encoding SDR family oxidoreductase, encoding MNQIILITGASSGFGAMTARALSQAGHTVYAGMRATTARNAPQVQAANDYAAEHGVDLRAIEMDVQSQASVDAAVAQIIAAHGRLDVVVHNAGHMGYGPAEAFTPEQFAQLYDINVLGTQRVNRAALPQLRWQGKGLLVWVSSSSVRGGTPPYLSPYFAAKAAMDSLAVSYAGELARWGIETSIVVPGAFTQGTNHFAHAGQPEDDATAQVYAHGPTADIADIALRGLAALEPDDADPQSVATAIVDVVDATFGKRPFRVHIDPSSDGAEIVNGVADRVRAELLRRIGLDDLLKPRVVAASA
- a CDS encoding SDR family oxidoreductase gives rise to the protein MNLSSQPGDRVAIVTGASRGIGRVIAQRLARDGFTVVANYAGNHASADQTVALIEQAGGRAIAVQGDVADPADMQRLFDTASTTFGHVDVVVNSAGVMANHVIAEGNVEAFDRLLQTNLRGAFLVLSQAARHVRAGGRIIALSTSVIAKAFPTYGAYIASKAGVEGLVHVLANELRGRDITVNAVAPGPVATQLFLDGKSDEQIAQIAKLPPLERLGTPDDIAGVVAFLAGPEGGWVNAQVLRANGGFA
- a CDS encoding LysR family transcriptional regulator encodes the protein MDRFEAMKLFTRIVELGSFTRAAGDLDIPRATATHAIKELEARLGARLLERTTRQVRPSLDGQAFYQRCVQLLADLDEAESSLSVAATNPRGTLRLELHGAHANHIILPRIGEFRARYPQLDLVVSSGDRLVDLVREGIDCVVRAGHPRDSSLVVKRLAAMPEVVCASPSYLRYFGTPQHPDELQAHQAVGFFASDRDIPYPFEFTIEGQAREYTVGGWVSVNDAECYTTCALQGAGLIQVPRFRVEDHLRSGRLVQVLADWPSPPLPVSVLYPHHRQLSPRVKAFIDWVSGVYEDRFGPLA
- the motA gene encoding flagellar motor stator protein MotA, which produces MLIIVGFLIVIVSVIGGYLGSHGKMAALWQPFELVIIGGAALGAFLTSNPMKVVKGTLAATLSVFKGAKYKSADYLDVLTLIHEMLNKARRDGFMSLEEHIENPTNSALFAKYPKVLADHHLLDFLTECLRLMVGSNIEPHELEPLLELELEKHHHEAMAPAHALQKVSDGLPGFGIVAAVLGIIVTMGSIGGDIAAVGAHVAAALVGTFLGILLAYGFVSPLAAAIEAQVEQDSRMYESVKTALLACLRGYNPAVALEFARKTLPSDVRPPFAEFEAHLKANK
- a CDS encoding alpha/beta hydrolase; amino-acid sequence: MADPARTHAYALGLASNVLAGVEAPLKALRVPARIVWGTGDPIFTARAPDYLHGILGGSRGVRRIDDAKLFFPEEFPDIIAEEALALWRAA
- a CDS encoding helix-turn-helix transcriptional regulator — translated: MSTAPVGLLLREWRATRRLSQLDLSLAADVSARHISYVETGKARPSRDLITRLADTLEMPLRERNTLLLAAGFAPQYPETVLDMPLLAPVRRAIESMLRQQEPYPAFLLNRRWDVLMANEAAARLSRFLLDGRDSPHANMIRQFFDPQDLRAAVANWDEVAGDLIRHLHIEIAAAPGDGALRELLQHALSYPGVPSRWRLRDVAAAPAPLLTTQFRHRGQSLRFFSTITTFGTPRDVTLDELRIECAFPEDEATAAFCQRLREGPAITPSQDA